The Winogradskyella schleiferi genome has a window encoding:
- a CDS encoding DUF779 domain-containing protein — protein MKRVEITDRAAEIVKQLKAKHGDLIFHQSGGCCDGSSPMIFEKDDMYLDESDILLGAVEGVNFYMNQDQFEYWKHTHLTVDITEGRGASFSLEIPLGLRFLIHSRLLTEEEASFFNSK, from the coding sequence ATGAAACGCGTAGAAATTACAGATAGAGCGGCAGAAATAGTTAAGCAACTAAAAGCAAAGCACGGCGATTTAATTTTTCATCAAAGTGGAGGTTGTTGCGATGGTTCTTCACCTATGATTTTCGAAAAAGACGATATGTATTTAGATGAAAGTGATATTCTTTTAGGAGCAGTTGAAGGTGTGAATTTTTATATGAACCAAGATCAGTTTGAATATTGGAAACACACGCACTTAACTGTTGATATAACAGAAGGTCGAGGTGCGAGCTTTTCATTGGAGATTCCACTTGGACTTCGATTTTTGATTCATTCTCGGTTATTAACTGAGGAAGAAGCTTCTTTTTTTAATTCAAAATAA
- a CDS encoding aldehyde dehydrogenase family protein, whose translation MSYSKPKFKEKYSNFINGKFVPPVSGDYFENTSPIDGTLIAKYPRSQKEDVENALDAANAAKDAWGNTSAAERAALLNKVADIIEENLEEFALVETCDNGKPIRETLNADIPLAIDHWRYFAACIRAEEGSATELDENTLSMNIKEPLGVIGQIIPWNFPLLMLSWKLPPALATGNCVVLKPAEQTPSSATLLMEKIAEVFPPGVLNIIHGFGPEAGKPLASSSKVDKVAFTGETTTGQLIMQYASKNLNPVTMELGGKSPNVFFNSVMDEDDAFLDKAIEGAVLFAFNQGEVCTCPSRILVQEDIYDKFMERVVARTKAIVQTSPYDSNCMVGAQASNDQYEKIQSYFKIGKDEGAKVLTGGEANKLDGDLANGYYIKPTILEGHNKMRVFQEEIFGPVVCVTKFKDEAEAIEIANDTMYGLGAGVWTRDAHQLYQIPRAIKAGRVWVNCYHAYPAHAPFGGYKKSGFGRENHLMMMSHYRQTKNMLISYDKNKLGFF comes from the coding sequence ATGAGCTATTCTAAGCCAAAATTTAAAGAAAAATATTCCAATTTTATAAATGGAAAATTTGTGCCACCTGTTAGTGGAGATTATTTTGAAAATACATCTCCTATAGATGGAACGCTAATTGCAAAATATCCAAGATCTCAAAAAGAAGATGTTGAAAATGCGCTTGATGCGGCAAATGCTGCAAAAGATGCTTGGGGAAATACGTCTGCTGCTGAGCGTGCAGCACTTCTTAATAAAGTCGCGGACATTATAGAAGAGAATTTAGAAGAATTTGCATTGGTAGAAACCTGTGATAATGGTAAGCCAATTCGTGAAACGTTGAATGCAGATATACCATTAGCTATAGATCATTGGCGTTATTTTGCGGCTTGTATTAGAGCAGAAGAAGGTAGTGCTACGGAACTGGACGAGAACACGTTGTCCATGAATATTAAGGAACCACTTGGTGTGATTGGCCAGATTATTCCATGGAATTTCCCCTTGTTAATGTTATCATGGAAATTGCCTCCAGCTTTAGCAACGGGTAATTGCGTGGTCTTAAAACCAGCAGAGCAAACGCCATCTTCTGCAACCTTATTAATGGAAAAAATTGCAGAGGTGTTCCCACCAGGTGTTCTAAATATTATACACGGCTTCGGTCCAGAAGCAGGGAAACCGCTAGCTTCAAGCTCTAAGGTGGATAAAGTGGCGTTTACGGGTGAAACCACAACAGGACAATTAATTATGCAGTATGCGTCAAAAAACCTGAATCCTGTAACCATGGAATTAGGAGGAAAGTCTCCAAATGTGTTCTTTAATAGTGTGATGGATGAAGACGATGCATTTTTGGACAAAGCCATTGAAGGTGCTGTTTTATTTGCTTTTAATCAAGGAGAAGTATGTACATGTCCTTCTAGAATTTTAGTGCAGGAAGATATCTATGACAAATTTATGGAACGTGTTGTAGCGAGAACAAAAGCAATAGTGCAAACAAGTCCTTATGATTCTAATTGCATGGTTGGAGCACAAGCCTCTAACGATCAATATGAAAAAATTCAATCCTATTTCAAAATTGGAAAAGATGAAGGTGCAAAGGTCTTAACAGGAGGTGAAGCGAACAAATTGGATGGCGATTTAGCCAATGGCTATTACATTAAACCAACCATATTGGAAGGTCATAATAAAATGCGTGTATTTCAAGAAGAGATTTTTGGACCCGTAGTTTGTGTTACTAAATTTAAAGATGAAGCTGAAGCCATAGAAATTGCCAACGATACTATGTACGGTCTTGGAGCTGGCGTTTGGACACGAGATGCACATCAGTTATATCAAATACCAAGAGCAATAAAAGCAGGCCGGGTTTGGGTAAATTGCTATCATGCCTATCCAGCTCACGCACCATTTGGAGGTTATAAAAAATCTGGATTTGGTAGGGAAAACCATCTTATGATGATGAGCCATTACAGACAAACCAAAAATATGCTCATCTCTTATGATAAGAATAAATTGGGCTTCTTTTAA
- a CDS encoding AraC family transcriptional regulator: MSSLLTQHKSHRKLSTLVENRTTYNAEYAELNIYETHAFAEKVSLTFDFPIIASMLTGKKVMHLDGFEAFDFFPGESVVMPTNKEMVIDFPLATKDKPTQCLALGIDAFKIEEVVAKFNHNVAIENENNNWDLDKSTSHLINNVDVNHLIERLTYTFTNSNKSKDVLLDLMIQELIVRLLQTKAKSLIINDNNTFNDTRIGTVIKFIKDNLTNKDISVDLLAKKAYMSTSHFHKQFKNTLGISPIDYINSEKIKFSKKLIKQYRNLRMSEVAYKSGFNNTSYFNRQFKKMEMMTPQQFKLSVSK; the protein is encoded by the coding sequence ATGAGCAGTTTATTAACGCAGCATAAAAGCCACAGAAAACTATCTACTTTAGTAGAAAATAGGACGACCTATAATGCTGAATATGCAGAACTCAATATTTATGAAACCCATGCTTTTGCAGAAAAAGTGTCATTGACGTTTGACTTTCCTATTATTGCCAGCATGCTTACCGGAAAAAAAGTAATGCACCTTGATGGTTTTGAAGCTTTTGATTTTTTTCCTGGGGAATCTGTTGTGATGCCAACGAATAAAGAAATGGTTATTGATTTTCCATTGGCCACAAAAGATAAGCCCACCCAATGTCTGGCTTTGGGAATTGATGCTTTTAAGATTGAAGAAGTTGTAGCGAAGTTTAACCATAATGTCGCCATAGAAAATGAAAACAACAATTGGGACTTAGACAAATCCACATCGCACCTTATAAACAATGTTGATGTTAATCATTTAATAGAACGATTGACATATACGTTTACGAACAGTAATAAATCTAAAGATGTGCTGCTGGATTTAATGATTCAGGAATTAATTGTACGACTACTTCAAACGAAAGCTAAATCCTTAATTATAAATGACAACAATACTTTTAATGATACCCGAATTGGAACGGTCATCAAATTTATTAAGGATAATTTAACCAATAAGGACATCTCAGTAGATCTATTAGCAAAGAAAGCCTACATGAGCACCTCTCATTTTCACAAACAATTTAAAAACACCTTGGGCATCTCTCCTATTGATTATATTAATTCTGAAAAAATCAAGTTTTCCAAAAAGCTTATTAAACAATACAGGAATTTACGAATGTCCGAAGTGGCCTATAAATCTGGATTCAACAACACAAGTTATTTTAACCGGCAATTCAAAAAAATGGAAATGATGACGCCTCAACAGTTCAAACTTTCCGTGAGTAAATAA
- a CDS encoding transglutaminase-like domain-containing protein has protein sequence MTKYLLTAIFTIAFLTTSLGQRKIEPDAYDIAKAKQLKKTFDHKDDEIALEESIDYVTFDFDNRNQKVTVSHDLKEKMINMISRADIQKYSFYNDQSTIEEFEILYKNNKNASFRIKDEASVSSDLFHVDSRVKFTHVDFPLQGYRYGTHILKSYKDIKYFTKLYFNDDYPIEKKVISVEIPDWLNLELKELNFEGYDIEKTIQPNTRNKSKIHIYTLKNVPAMRQVSNAPGPTYVYPHLLVLAKSYTIKDETTPIFDSTQDLYNWYISLVNSLENDNTDLKSKVAELTKDAKTDEEKIKNIYYWVQDNIRYIAFEDGIAGFKPDEAANVFNKRYGDCKGMANLTKQMLIEAGFDARLTWIGTKRIAYDYSTPNLSVDNHMICSLFKDDDIIFLDGTEKFNAFGEYADRIQGKQVLIEDDDAFILKHVPTSDAVFNKEYHNYQLTLDDETLTGKVEKEFNGESRSNLLYYIDQSKTDKKDEFLESYLSRADSNRKVSNITTSDLSNRELNVTISHDLEVKNAVSTFDNSIYIDLDLDKEFNGYELKERDVDFIFSSKKYLESTTELQIPNGYSVTHVPKNIKVSSDNYDLSVSFETENNILTYKKLFEIKNAKIETNDFEEWNTFIKDLNTIYQEQIILTKD, from the coding sequence ATGACAAAATATTTACTCACAGCTATATTCACTATAGCATTTCTGACCACTTCTCTTGGTCAACGAAAAATAGAACCTGATGCTTACGATATTGCCAAAGCAAAACAACTAAAAAAAACATTTGACCATAAAGACGACGAGATTGCACTCGAAGAAAGTATAGACTATGTGACTTTCGATTTTGACAACCGCAACCAAAAAGTAACGGTCAGTCATGATTTAAAAGAGAAAATGATCAACATGATTTCTCGTGCAGATATCCAAAAGTATTCTTTTTATAATGACCAATCCACCATCGAAGAATTCGAAATCTTATACAAAAACAACAAAAATGCTAGTTTTCGTATTAAAGATGAGGCTTCTGTAAGTAGCGATTTATTTCATGTCGATTCAAGAGTGAAATTCACACACGTTGACTTCCCCTTACAAGGTTACCGTTACGGCACGCATATTTTAAAGTCCTACAAAGACATTAAATATTTTACAAAATTGTATTTCAATGATGACTATCCGATTGAAAAAAAGGTAATTTCTGTTGAAATTCCAGATTGGTTAAATCTCGAATTAAAAGAACTGAATTTTGAAGGTTATGACATTGAAAAAACGATACAACCAAACACAAGGAACAAATCTAAAATTCACATCTATACTTTGAAAAATGTGCCTGCAATGCGCCAGGTTTCCAATGCTCCTGGACCGACTTACGTTTATCCGCATTTATTGGTCTTGGCAAAATCATATACTATAAAAGACGAAACCACGCCTATTTTCGATTCTACCCAAGATCTCTACAATTGGTATATATCATTGGTAAATAGTTTGGAAAATGACAATACAGACCTAAAATCCAAAGTCGCAGAATTGACCAAAGATGCCAAAACGGACGAAGAAAAAATAAAGAACATCTATTATTGGGTTCAGGACAATATTAGATATATTGCTTTTGAAGATGGTATCGCCGGATTTAAACCAGACGAAGCCGCCAACGTTTTCAACAAAAGATATGGCGATTGCAAAGGTATGGCAAATCTCACCAAGCAAATGCTGATAGAAGCTGGCTTTGATGCGCGACTCACATGGATAGGCACCAAGCGTATCGCTTATGATTATTCCACACCAAATTTATCGGTTGACAATCATATGATTTGTTCGCTTTTTAAAGATGATGACATCATCTTTTTAGATGGTACAGAAAAGTTTAATGCCTTTGGAGAATATGCAGATCGCATACAAGGCAAGCAAGTTTTAATTGAGGATGACGATGCCTTTATTTTGAAACACGTGCCAACAAGCGATGCCGTATTTAATAAGGAATATCATAATTACCAACTGACTTTAGACGATGAAACCCTAACTGGTAAAGTTGAAAAAGAATTTAATGGCGAAAGCCGATCTAATCTTCTGTATTACATTGACCAATCGAAAACAGATAAAAAGGACGAGTTCTTGGAATCTTATTTAAGCAGAGCAGACAGCAACAGAAAGGTCAGTAACATTACAACGTCCGATTTGTCCAACAGAGAACTTAACGTCACTATTTCTCACGATCTTGAAGTAAAAAATGCCGTTTCAACATTTGATAATTCCATATACATTGATCTCGATTTAGATAAAGAATTCAACGGTTACGAATTAAAGGAACGTGATGTAGATTTTATATTCAGCTCAAAAAAATACTTGGAATCTACCACTGAATTACAAATACCAAATGGATATTCAGTTACACATGTTCCGAAAAACATTAAGGTTTCAAGTGATAATTATGATTTATCTGTGAGTTTCGAAACTGAAAATAACATCTTGACTTACAAAAAATTATTCGAGATTAAAAATGCAAAAATCGAAACTAATGATTTTGAAGAATGGAATACATTCATAAAAGATCTCAACACCATCTATCAAGAACAAATTATCCTGACAAAAGACTAA
- a CDS encoding class I SAM-dependent methyltransferase — MTLIYDKYYRTENLFGEPYPKLIEFFNKYPKNGKVLDLGCGQGRDSIPLARIGFDVTGIDSSKVGIEQMNQIARDENLALNGVIADIFKFENFKEYDYVLLDSMFHFEKNDRIKETEFIKKIISQIRKGCLVIFCIQDTGKKVQILKDTIGFEEKVHHIVEKGFKYIFEDNGHKSESNYRMIVINKTKH, encoded by the coding sequence ATGACTTTAATTTATGACAAATATTATCGGACCGAAAACCTGTTTGGAGAACCATACCCAAAACTGATAGAATTTTTTAATAAATATCCAAAAAATGGAAAAGTTTTGGATTTAGGTTGCGGACAGGGACGGGATTCCATTCCATTAGCTCGAATTGGATTTGACGTAACCGGAATTGACAGCTCGAAAGTTGGAATTGAACAAATGAACCAAATTGCGAGGGATGAAAATTTGGCCTTAAATGGTGTAATTGCCGATATATTCAAGTTTGAAAATTTTAAAGAATATGATTATGTGTTACTCGATAGTATGTTTCATTTCGAAAAGAATGACCGAATAAAAGAAACTGAATTTATCAAAAAAATAATATCCCAAATCAGAAAAGGATGTTTAGTCATTTTCTGTATTCAGGACACAGGAAAAAAAGTCCAAATTCTAAAAGACACCATTGGATTTGAAGAAAAAGTCCACCACATTGTGGAGAAAGGATTCAAATATATCTTTGAGGATAATGGACATAAATCTGAGTCGAATTATAGAATGATAGTAATTAATAAAACTAAACACTAA
- a CDS encoding sodium:solute symporter family protein has product MDVQTWTYILVGITFTLYIGIAIWSRAGSTKEFYVAGGGVSPLANGMATAADWMSAASFISMAGIISFAGYDGAVYLMGWTGGYVLLALLLAPYLRKFGKFTVPDFIGDRYYSNTARLVGVICALIVSFTYVAGQMRGVGLVFSRFLEVDINTGVIIGMIIVLFYAVLGGMKGITYTQVAQYCVLIFAFMVPAIFISIQMTGNPIPQLGFGSTLSDGSGTYLLDKLDGLSTDLGFTEYTEGSKSTMDIFAITLALMVGTAGLPHVIVRFFTVKRVKDARKSAGLALLLIVILYSTAPAVSVFARTNMIETVSNQPYEEMPIWFKKWETTGLITFTDKNNDGIIQYVANTSKNELVVDNDIMVLANPEIAHLPNWVIALVAAGALAAALSTAAGLLLVISSSVSHDLIKKMINPNISENGELIAARLSAVIAVCVAGYFGINPPGFVAATVALAFGLAAASFFPAIILGIFYKKMNKEGAIAGMVVGISAMLFYMTKFKFGWFGGGEKADWWFGISPEGFGTIAMLFNFIVSITIMKFTKAPPQDVQELVEKIRIPSGAGEAVDH; this is encoded by the coding sequence ATGGATGTTCAAACTTGGACTTATATTTTAGTCGGCATCACATTTACACTTTATATAGGTATTGCGATTTGGTCTAGAGCTGGTTCCACCAAAGAATTTTATGTCGCTGGTGGAGGTGTTTCTCCTTTAGCAAACGGAATGGCAACTGCTGCAGATTGGATGAGTGCTGCCTCTTTTATTTCTATGGCTGGAATTATTTCTTTTGCCGGTTATGATGGTGCCGTATATTTAATGGGTTGGACAGGCGGCTATGTGCTTTTGGCATTACTCTTGGCGCCCTATTTGCGAAAATTTGGAAAGTTTACGGTTCCCGATTTTATTGGTGATCGGTATTATTCGAATACGGCACGTTTAGTTGGCGTAATTTGTGCGCTCATTGTATCGTTTACCTATGTCGCAGGGCAAATGCGAGGTGTTGGACTGGTATTTTCACGCTTTTTGGAAGTTGATATTAATACTGGTGTGATTATAGGAATGATTATCGTGTTGTTTTATGCTGTTTTGGGTGGAATGAAAGGCATTACATATACGCAAGTGGCGCAATATTGTGTACTCATATTTGCTTTTATGGTACCAGCGATTTTTATATCCATTCAAATGACAGGTAACCCGATTCCACAATTGGGATTTGGTAGCACATTATCTGATGGCTCAGGAACTTATTTATTGGATAAACTCGATGGATTAAGTACTGATCTTGGTTTTACGGAATATACAGAAGGTTCAAAATCTACGATGGATATTTTCGCTATCACGTTGGCTTTAATGGTAGGAACTGCAGGATTACCGCATGTCATCGTACGATTCTTTACCGTAAAACGGGTTAAGGATGCTAGGAAATCTGCAGGATTAGCTTTATTGCTTATTGTAATTTTATATTCCACAGCACCAGCAGTTTCTGTTTTTGCTAGAACAAATATGATTGAAACTGTATCAAATCAACCGTATGAAGAAATGCCAATATGGTTTAAGAAATGGGAAACTACTGGATTAATAACATTTACAGATAAAAATAATGATGGCATCATTCAATATGTAGCGAATACATCTAAAAATGAATTGGTGGTAGACAATGACATTATGGTATTGGCAAATCCAGAAATTGCCCATCTCCCAAATTGGGTTATTGCTTTAGTGGCTGCAGGTGCATTAGCAGCAGCACTATCTACTGCAGCTGGTCTGCTATTGGTTATTTCCTCATCAGTTTCTCACGATTTAATCAAGAAAATGATAAATCCTAATATTTCAGAAAATGGCGAATTAATTGCGGCGCGTTTATCAGCAGTTATAGCCGTTTGTGTCGCTGGTTATTTTGGTATTAATCCGCCAGGTTTTGTCGCAGCGACTGTAGCTTTAGCTTTCGGTCTGGCTGCTGCATCATTCTTTCCGGCTATTATTTTAGGCATATTTTATAAAAAAATGAATAAAGAAGGTGCCATAGCTGGGATGGTTGTCGGCATATCTGCCATGTTGTTTTATATGACTAAATTTAAGTTTGGCTGGTTTGGAGGTGGAGAAAAAGCCGATTGGTGGTTCGGGATTTCGCCCGAAGGTTTTGGGACTATAGCAATGCTATTCAATTTTATAGTTTCAATAACGATAATGAAATTTACAAAAGCGCCTCCTCAAGATGTTCAGGAGTTGGTGGAAAAAATTAGAATTCCTAGTGGAGCTGGTGAGGCTGTTGATCATTGA
- a CDS encoding DUF4212 domain-containing protein — translation MKPKANPKAYWRENIKYVLILLLIWFTVSYGAGILFKDELNSIKIGGFKLGFWFAQQGSMYVFVVLIFVYVKLMNNLDKKYGYDE, via the coding sequence ATGAAACCAAAAGCAAATCCTAAAGCCTATTGGCGCGAAAATATAAAGTATGTTTTAATTCTTCTGCTCATTTGGTTCACAGTTTCATATGGTGCTGGAATTTTGTTTAAAGATGAATTAAACTCCATTAAAATCGGAGGCTTTAAATTAGGATTTTGGTTTGCGCAACAAGGTTCAATGTATGTATTTGTTGTCCTCATTTTTGTGTATGTGAAGTTGATGAATAATCTCGACAAAAAATATGGCTATGATGAATAG